One Drosophila willistoni isolate 14030-0811.24 chromosome 2R unlocalized genomic scaffold, UCI_dwil_1.1 Seg167, whole genome shotgun sequence DNA segment encodes these proteins:
- the LOC6646747 gene encoding uncharacterized protein LOC6646747: MNPICNIDIDSMECQKWMIDVYNRCRQLFNLEPVDPFKAWWHDDTPSVYKSDVQTMTAYDCHKLKRDLGREVAEVIPRPHLTMENRPLGDIVSLLWFLVLVLIVVIIIIIMCGCCQCGKDSEEFAKEPENPPEEGKSPTPIEEKKKQKKKHTVKGWMRHRCRPIFVHSESALERQRSKRQQEDRAHAAHTQKKIKKWTVERQHAAEEAKQQEISREEGENKV, translated from the coding sequence ATGAATCCTATATGCAATATCGACATAGACAGTATGGAATGCCAGAAATGGATGATTGATGTATATAATAGATGTCGCCAGCTCTTTAACCTTGAGCCGGTGGATCCATTTAAGGCGTGGTGGCATGATGATACGCCGTCAGTGTACAAATCCGATGTCCAAACCATGACTGCATACGATTGTCATAAACTGAAACGAGATCTCGGGCGTGAAGTAGCAGAGGTGATTCCCAGGCCACACTTGACCATGGAAAACCGCCCTCTAGGAGACATAGTTTCTCTTTTGTGGTTCCTAGTACTGGTCTTAATAGTTgttatcattatcattatcatgtGCGGGTGTTGTCAATGTGGTAAAGACTCTGAAGAGTTCGCAAAGGAACCAGAGAACCCACCAGAAGAAGGAAAGTCACCAACACCAATcgaagagaaaaagaaacaaaagaaaaagcacACCGTCAAGGGTTGGATGCGTCATAGATGTCGTCCCATATTTGTTCACAGTGAATCAGCATTGGAGCGACAGAGATCTAAGCGGCAGCAGGAAGATCGCGCTCATGCGGCGCATacccaaaaaaagataaagaaatGGACAGTGGAGCGACAGCACGCTGCTGAGGAAGCtaaacaacaagaaatatCGAGAGAAGAAGGGGAAAACAAAGTTTAA
- the LOC6646787 gene encoding lysosome-associated membrane glycoprotein 1 — protein MFVNKIVVCTTLLLLSSAVHSQILFGLKNNGPTPAAIDGQEGSPPNPLSSSSSTTSTTSTTTTSTVKPSSSTSTSTSTSTSTSTSTSTEPPKTTTTPAPVPTTTHAPQPYPQPTAGTWNASCILLTMATQFNFTYTKKDGNTTYGLTNIPSNATIGDHICDSKTSQTIVLSWGPTSSVHSFLMRFETKNSSIVLTQIYITFALNDEEYPDAKANQTIQLQRTRQDDFRTPEKMSYHCTRPQHFNLTETYGSQNTIGVLTISQLQVEAFRQANATGFSSVHDCDSSETSDVVPIAVGIALVALILVVLISYLCARRRSTSRGYMSF, from the exons ATGTTTGTCAATAAAATTGTGGTCTGCACGACATTGCTTCTATTGAGCAGTGCTG TTCATTCGCAAATATTGTTTGGTCTGAAAAATAATGGACCAACGCCAGCGGCTATCGATGGGCAGGAGGGCTCGCCACCCAATCCATTGTCAAGCAGTAGCAGCACCACCTCAACCACttccacaacaacaacgagtACAGTAAAGCCGAGCTCCTCCACTTCGACCTCCACGTCGACTTCGACTTCGACTTCAACATCAACCAGCACTGAGCCACCAAAGACCACAACCACACCAGCTCCAGTGCCGACCACCACCCACGCTCCCCAACCTTATCCTCAACCAACAGCCGGCACTTGGAATGCCTCCTGTATTCTCCTCACAATGGCCACCCAATTCAACTTCACCTATACGAAGAAGG atGGTAACACCACTTATGGTCTGACCAACATACCTAGCAATGCTACTATTGGCGACCACATCTGCGACTCAAAAACAAGTCAAACGATTGTATTGAGCTGGGGACCTACATCATCTGTACATTCATTCCTGATGCGATTCGAGACAAAGAATTCATCTATTGTGCTAACCCAGATCTATATTACTTTCGCTTTGAACGATGAGGAGTATCCGGATGCAAAGG CCAACCAGACCATTCAACTGCAGCGTACTCGACAAGATGATTTTAGAACACCAGAAAAAATGTCATATCACTGCACACGTCCCCAGCATTTCAATCTGACCGAGACCTATGGCAGCCAGAATACCATTGGGGTACTTACAATCAGCCAGCTCCAAGTGGAGGCTTTCCGACAGGCTAATGCCACCGGATTCTCCTCCGTTCACGATTGTGACAGTTCTGAGACATCGGATGTGGTTCCAATTGCCGTGGGCATTGCCCTGGTCGCCCTGATCCTTGTCGTTCTCATCTCTTATTTGTGTGCACGTCGTCGATCAACTTCGCGTGGCTATATGAGCTTCTAA
- the LOC6646748 gene encoding plasmanylethanolamine desaturase, with the protein MAAKSDKEILANSMYEDDPNGNSAPTTTEEDPSMECHNAVVAAEATTTKNTTTAAATTTSPRWGPQNKGAQELASLYSPGKRAQEIICVYTCIGLMIINLTLILKHMRWERISVAFVSALCGIITADFASGVVHWAADTWGSVELPLIGKNFLRPFREHHLDPTSITRHDFIETNGDNFMVGIPILGYLAHYFYAKSSIEIQLNFGWISYVFLCSIFVVMTNQIHKWSHTYWGLPRWVLFLQSCHIILPRKHHRIHHVAPHETYFCITTGWLNWPLERLRFWSTFELIIEHFTGLKPRDDDMKWAKKLT; encoded by the exons ATGGCAGCCAAGAGTGATAAGGAAATCCTGGCGAATTCCATGTACGAGGATGATCCAAATGGCAACTCAGCGCCCACAACAACAGAAGAGGATCCCTCCATGGAATGCCACAACGCAGTGGTAGCAGCGGAGGCCACTACAACCAAGAATACGACAACAGCCGCAGCAACCACAACATCTCCACGTTGGGGCCCTCAGAACAAGGGTGCACAGGAATTGGCCTCGCTGTACAGTCCAG GTAAACGAGCTCAGGAAATTATTTGCGTCTACACGTGTATTGGCCTGATGATCATAAATTTGACATTGATACTCAAACACATGCGCTGGGAACGCATCAGTGTGGCCTTCGTCTCGGCATTGTGTGGCATCATTACAGCCGATTTCGCCTCTGGTGTAGTGCACTGGGCTGCGGATACGTGGGGCTCTGTGGAGTTGCCGCTGATAGGAAAG AATTTTCTACGTCCTTTTCGGGAGCATCATCTAGATCCCACATCAATCACAAGGCACGATTTCATTGAAACGAACGGCGATAATTTCATGGTTGGCATTCCAATCTTAGGCTATTTGGCCCATTATTTCTATGCCAAATCGTCGATTGAGATTCAACTTAATTTTGGGTGGATATCGTATGTGTTTCTTTGCTCCATATTTGTGGTCATGACAAATCAG ATTCACAAATGGTCCCACACCTATTGGGGACTTCCCAGATGGGTGCTGTTCCTACAGAGTTGTCACATTATTCTGCCCCGCAAACATCATCGCATTCATCATGTGGCTCCGCACGAAACTTACTTTTGTATAACTACGGGCTGGTTGAATTGGCCACTAGAAAGATTACG ATTCTGGTCGACTTTTGAGCTGATTATAGAGCACTTTACGGGTCTCAAGCCACGCGATGACGACATGAAATGGGCCAAGAAACTCACTTAG
- the LOC6646788 gene encoding intraflagellar transport protein 88 homolog, with protein MSAKDKIVGNPSESVPPPPPTAAGRPRPPTSQLFSRGNLVSSRGGADKTSLARPSTAVRAVGYAANNSAGSAGQKFDQFFLEKAKQQTLSSANASIDAAKEVNPQIKYKNLEAKIVKLLESSIVLAARRTPSTAETKSSLSDSLNKAKEAFSLDRTLHRFRDQQGENVFHNFDLTYAVFFNLAEQYEQNEMHIEALNTYSIMTKNKMFPHVNQLKLNMGNIYHKMGIYPKAIKMYRMALDSVPNNLKQLRLKITENIGVLFVRMGQYADAASSFEFIMSERADVKNGIHLLLCYYAMGDVEKIKNTFRILCDVQPAESDSDLENENNIIKLQGQTVAGQDAEQDENEANADTAAEVAVIEAGTGPSGGSATYGKNHESAAQSSGKARSRRYVLQALKTDELATYTKQKRNVEKRSITMIVDLISPIIEENYNDGYNWCIEVIRTSNLSWLANEMELNKALVYLRQNDVNQAIETLQMYDRKSEGSMTASALTNLSFIYINLGNLEMASHCLNQLKELGALETNALALVNASIVEIQKQNLASAKEQLHRAVQLQPTNFEANYNLGLVALAEQDYEQAEEKFELLKSQLMVPHSVQHSHVYYQLAKLQERRLSQGTGNFKSTPSPGALQAYLQVLGISASDVDSRLFEKVGSMYEQIQDHQEANQYYNEAYRINMSDINIASSIGSYYIKLQATEKALYYYERAVLADPNDPNLMLRIASCFRNSYLPPKQYLGMFEKIYARFPDNMTCVRALMQVSKSLGMSELHERYSLDYARLHKQQQERQQEQRYQQQRLSSATSNRIRALRPSNEERLLENNEISHTIATSNYNGQEHFGKTSSSSYSVQQYDPLGPPAERPRTGIYRSQPSNDSDDDAEMNAESLLPI; from the exons ATGAGTGCCAAGGATAAAATTGTTGGGAATCCTAGTGAGTCGGTTCCACCTCCACCACCAACGGCGGCTGGTAGACCAAGACCTCCTACATCACAGCTCTTTTCG CGAGGCAATCTGGTTAGCAGTCGAGGAGGTGCTGACAAAACCTCTTTGGCCAGACCCTCTACCGCTGTGAGGGCTGTGGGTTACGCGGCTAATAACAGTGCGGGCTCTGCTGGACAAAAATTCGATCAGTTCTTCCTAGAGAAGGCCAAGCAACAGACGCTCTCATCGGCTAACGCCTCCATAGATGCAGCCAAGGAGGTCAA TCCTCAAATCAAATACAAGAATCTAGAGGCAAAGATAGTCAAACTTCTGGAGTCGTCCATAGTGCTGGCTGCTCGTAGGACGCCTTCGACGGCCGAAACCAAATCTTCACTCTCCGATTCGTTAAACAAAGCCAAAGAAGCTTTCTCCTTGGATCGGACATTGCATCGATTTCGGGATCAGCAGGGCGAGAATGTGTTTCACAATTTTGATCTTACCTATGCA GTGTTCTTCAATCTGGCTGAGCAATATGAACAGAATGAGATGCATATTGAGGCGCTTAACACCTACAGCATTAtgaccaaaaacaaaatgtttccCCATGTCAATCAGCTGAAACTCAATATGGGCAACATATATCACAAAATGGGCATCTATCCAAAGGCCATAAAGATGTATCGCATGGCATTGGACTCCGTACCCAATAACCTTAAGCAATTGCGGTTGAAAATTACCGAAAATATCGGAGTCTTATTCGTGCGGATGGGCCAATATGCCGATGCGGCTTCTAGTTTTGAGTTCATCATGTCGGAGCGGGCGGATGTTAAGAATGGCATACACTTGCTACTCTGTTACTATGCCATGGGAGATGTGGAGAAGATCAAAAATACTTTTCGCATTTTGTGTGATGTCCAGCCGGCGGAGAGTGACAGTGACTTGGAGAATGAGAACAATATAATAAAGCTGCAGGGACAAACAGTAGCCGGCCAGGATGCAGAGCAGGATGAGAACGAGGCGAATGCCGATACTGCTGCTGAAGTGGCTGTTATTGAGGCCGGCACTGGCCCATCTGGCGGTAGTGCCACATATGGCAAAAACCATGAATCTGCCGCACAGAGCTCGGGCAAAGCTCGGAGCCGTCGGTATGTTTTACAGGCCTTAAAGACTGACGAGTTGGCTACCTACACGAAGCAGAAAAGAAACGTTGAGAAGCGTAGCATCACCATGATTGTGGATCTCATTTCACCTATTATCGAGGAGAACTATAACGATG GCTACAACTGGTGCATTGAGGTAATCAGAACTTCGAACTTATCATGGCTGGCCAATGAAATGGAGCTGAATAAGGCTCTGGTCTATCTAAGGCAAAACGATGTCAATCAGGCCATCGAAACACTTCAAATGTATGACCGAAAGAGCGAAGGATCGATGACGGCTAGTGCCCTCACCAATCTCAGTTTCATTTACATAAAC CTTGGTAACCTCGAAATGGCTTCGCACTGCCTCAATCAACTGAAGGAGTTGGGAGCATTGGAAACCAATGCTCTAGCCCTGGTTAACGCCAGCATTGTGGAAATTCAGAAGCAGAATCTGGCATCAGCCAAAGAGCAGTTGCATCGCGCCGTGCAATTGCAGCCCACAAATTTTGAGGCAAACTACAATCTGGGTTTGGTGGCATTAGCCGAGCAGGACTACGAGCAGGCTGAGGAAAAGTTCGAGCTACTCAAGTCTCAGTTGATGGTGCCGCATTCGGTGCAACACAGTCATGTCTATTATCAGTTGGCGAAGTTGCAAGAGCGACGACTTAGTCAGGGAACCGGAAATTTTAAGTCCACTCCCTCGCCGGGTGCCCTTCAGGCCTACCTCCAGGTCCTGGGGATTTCGGCATCGGACGTGGACTCTCGCTTGTTCGAGAAGGTTGGCTCGATGTATGAGCAAATACAGGACCATCAGGAGGCGAATCAATATTACAATGAGGCCTATCGCATCAATATGAGTGACATCAATATCGCCAGCTCCATTGGATCGTACTACATAAAACTTCAGGCCACGGAGAAGGCTTTGTATTATTACGAACGCGCTGTCCTAGCCGATCCCAACGATCCAAATTTGATGTTGCGCATAGCAAGCTGCTTTCGGAATTCTTATCTACCACCCAAACAATATCTCGGCATGTTTGAGAAAATCTACGCTCGATTCCCAGATAATATGACCTGTGTCCGAGCCCTTATGCAGGTGAGCAAATCCTTGGGCATGAGCGAACTACACGAAAGGTATTCCCTGGACTATGCTAGGCTCCATAAGCAGCAACAGGAGAGACAGCAGGAGCAACGCTATCAGCAGCAGCGCCTATCCTCCGCCACCAGTAACCGGATTAGAG CTTTAAGACCATCGAATGAGGAACGCTTGTTGGAGAATAATGAGATTTCTCACACCATAGCAACAAGCAACTACAATGGCCAAGAGCATTTTGGTAAGACTTCGTCCAGTTCTTATTCGG TGCAACAATACGATCCTTTGGGCCCGCCAGCAGAACGTCCTCGCACTGGAATTTATCGATCTCAGCCGAGCAATGACTCGGACGATGATGCTGAGATGAACGCTGAGAGTTTGCTGCCCATTTGA